The Algoriphagus halophilus genome window below encodes:
- a CDS encoding META domain-containing protein codes for MKNILYLIPFFILAACSSKSFPDSKWEDKQWTLVEMTGVPVQISGTNQDAHLIFDAERSEISGSGGCNRIFGPYEIDKKNTLEFGNIGATMMACQNSAFENKFLETLKSVRYYQQTGGQLLLKNGEKRVILKFQ; via the coding sequence ATGAAAAACATATTATACTTAATTCCTTTTTTTATACTAGCAGCTTGTAGCTCCAAATCGTTTCCTGATTCCAAGTGGGAGGATAAGCAGTGGACCTTGGTAGAAATGACTGGAGTTCCGGTACAGATTTCTGGAACTAACCAAGATGCGCATTTGATTTTTGATGCGGAGAGAAGTGAGATTTCGGGATCCGGTGGATGTAATCGAATTTTTGGTCCTTATGAAATTGACAAAAAGAATACGTTGGAATTTGGAAATATTGGAGCCACCATGATGGCTTGTCAAAATTCGGCTTTTGAAAATAAGTTTTTAGAAACCTTGAAATCAGTTCGCTACTACCAACAAACCGGAGGGCAATTATTGCTAAAGAATGGCGAAAAACGTGTGATTTTAAAGTTTCAATAA
- the radA gene encoding DNA repair protein RadA yields MAKIKTSFFCQNCGAQSPKWLGKCPACGEWNTYVEEVIQKEESGKGNWKPAGSTNKKANTPKKIQEVNYEEMPRYVTGDAELDRVLGGGIVPGSLVLIGGEPGIGKSTLMLQIALTLAGKKILYVSGEESEAQIKMRADRMEAHNPDCYVLSETNTQHIFQQIEVLKPDLLVIDSIQTLNSQYVESAAGSVSQVRECTAELMKFAKETGTPVFLIGHITKDGSIAGPKVLEHMVDTVLQFEGDRHMSYRILRTSKNRFGSTHELGIYEMRVEGLRPVANPSEILLTQREEVLNGVAIGAMMEGNRPLLIEIQSLVSPATYGTPQRSSTGHDAKRLNMLLAVLEKRGGMRLGQQDVFLNVAGGLRVDDPALDLAVCASLISSYEDTPVSEHICFAGEVGLGGEIRAVHRIENRIAEAEKLGFKKIIVSKYAVKGLDLKKYKIEVLAVSKLEEVYQKIF; encoded by the coding sequence ATGGCCAAAATAAAAACCTCCTTTTTCTGTCAAAACTGTGGTGCCCAAAGTCCCAAGTGGTTAGGAAAATGCCCTGCCTGTGGTGAATGGAACACTTACGTAGAAGAAGTAATCCAAAAGGAAGAATCAGGTAAAGGGAATTGGAAACCTGCCGGATCTACCAACAAGAAAGCTAATACACCCAAGAAAATCCAAGAGGTAAACTATGAAGAAATGCCTCGGTATGTCACTGGAGATGCAGAATTGGACCGTGTGCTTGGAGGGGGAATCGTTCCAGGATCATTGGTATTGATTGGTGGAGAGCCCGGAATTGGTAAATCCACCTTAATGCTACAAATCGCATTAACCTTAGCAGGCAAAAAGATTTTGTATGTATCCGGAGAAGAAAGTGAAGCGCAGATCAAAATGAGGGCAGATCGGATGGAAGCCCATAATCCTGATTGTTATGTGCTTTCTGAAACCAACACCCAACATATTTTTCAACAAATCGAAGTCCTTAAGCCTGATTTGTTGGTCATAGACTCCATTCAAACTTTAAACTCTCAGTATGTTGAATCAGCGGCTGGATCCGTCTCCCAAGTCCGTGAATGTACAGCGGAGTTGATGAAATTTGCGAAGGAGACCGGAACTCCTGTATTCCTGATCGGACATATCACGAAAGATGGTTCAATAGCTGGTCCTAAAGTATTGGAACATATGGTTGATACAGTACTTCAATTTGAAGGCGATCGGCATATGAGCTATAGGATTCTTCGAACCAGCAAGAACCGATTTGGTTCCACCCATGAGTTGGGTATTTATGAAATGCGGGTAGAGGGTCTTCGTCCTGTAGCGAACCCTTCTGAAATCCTCTTGACGCAGCGTGAAGAGGTTTTGAATGGGGTTGCAATTGGAGCCATGATGGAGGGGAATCGACCTTTGCTGATAGAAATCCAATCCTTGGTCAGTCCTGCTACCTACGGAACTCCGCAACGAAGTAGTACTGGTCATGATGCAAAGCGCTTGAATATGCTATTGGCAGTATTGGAGAAAAGAGGAGGTATGAGGCTAGGGCAGCAAGATGTTTTTCTGAACGTTGCAGGGGGGCTTCGGGTAGATGATCCTGCTTTGGACTTAGCGGTTTGTGCAAGCTTAATTTCAAGTTATGAAGACACTCCAGTCTCCGAACATATTTGTTTCGCTGGGGAAGTGGGTTTAGGAGGAGAAATCCGGGCGGTACACCGGATCGAAAACCGAATTGCAGAAGCAGAAAAGCTGGGCTTCAAAAAAATCATTGTATCCAAATATGCAGTCAAAGGCCTAGATCTAAAAAAATATAAGATTGAGGTTTTGGCAGTCAGCAAACTGGAAGAAGTGTATCAGAAGATTTTTTGA
- the nadC gene encoding carboxylating nicotinate-nucleotide diphosphorylase — protein sequence MKPAYLTESAVQAFIKSAFQEDIGPGDYSSLASIPKGKQGKAQLLIKGEGIIAGIELAEKIFKMYDPSLKVELLIKDGDPVQYGDIGLTVQGSSASILSSERLVLNCMQRMSGIATITHRLTEKILHTKARLMDTRKTTPNFRLMEKWAVHIGGGVNHRFALYDMVMLKDNHVDFAGGIKPAITQTKAYLKEHDLDLKIEVETRNLGEVAEVIEVGGVDFIMLDNMDYETMRKAVAMIGDQFKTEASGGITEDTLVPVAECGVDFISMGALTHSVQSMDISLKAF from the coding sequence ATGAAACCAGCCTACCTGACGGAATCGGCCGTCCAAGCATTTATTAAATCTGCATTTCAAGAGGATATAGGACCTGGAGATTATTCCTCTTTGGCCTCCATTCCGAAAGGAAAACAAGGAAAAGCTCAACTGCTGATCAAAGGCGAAGGAATTATCGCTGGAATAGAACTTGCCGAGAAAATCTTCAAAATGTATGACCCATCTCTGAAGGTAGAATTGCTGATTAAAGATGGAGATCCGGTGCAATATGGAGACATTGGCTTGACTGTTCAAGGCTCTTCCGCTTCCATATTATCCTCGGAGAGGTTGGTGCTAAACTGCATGCAGCGCATGTCTGGAATCGCGACAATCACCCATCGACTCACCGAGAAAATCCTACATACCAAAGCCCGGTTGATGGATACCAGGAAGACCACTCCAAATTTCAGGCTAATGGAAAAATGGGCCGTGCATATTGGTGGAGGAGTGAATCATCGCTTTGCCTTATATGATATGGTGATGCTTAAAGATAATCATGTGGATTTTGCAGGGGGAATTAAACCGGCGATTACCCAGACCAAAGCGTATTTGAAAGAGCATGATCTGGATTTAAAAATTGAGGTGGAAACCAGAAATTTGGGAGAAGTAGCTGAAGTGATCGAAGTGGGTGGAGTGGATTTCATTATGCTCGACAATATGGACTATGAAACCATGAGAAAAGCTGTTGCTATGATTGGAGATCAATTCAAAACAGAAGCTTCAGGAGGAATTACGGAGGATACCTTGGTGCCAGTTGCCGAATGTGGGGTGGATTTTATCTCGATGGGAGCACTGACTCATTCCGTTCAAAGTATGGATATCAGTTTAAAAGCATTTTAA
- a CDS encoding DUF4783 domain-containing protein — protein MAILNLFFSLLFIFHTASFEVEEDLSIDPVITAISTNSSGELAKYFESSISLNVNGQQGSYSRNQAEIVIRDFFKKNPSKGFTIVYSSETNPSLSSFIGDYLSGEGTFKVFIKVSQQDSNLKIYSLEFVKG, from the coding sequence ATGGCCATATTGAACCTATTCTTTTCATTACTATTCATTTTTCATACTGCTTCATTTGAAGTGGAGGAGGATTTGTCTATTGACCCAGTGATTACGGCCATTAGTACCAATTCCAGTGGCGAGCTTGCCAAGTATTTTGAATCCAGTATCTCTCTGAATGTCAATGGGCAGCAAGGGAGTTATTCCAGAAATCAAGCTGAAATAGTTATTCGGGATTTTTTTAAAAAGAACCCTTCTAAAGGCTTCACCATCGTCTATAGTAGCGAGACAAATCCAAGTTTAAGCTCCTTTATTGGAGATTATTTAAGTGGTGAGGGAACTTTCAAAGTTTTTATCAAGGTTTCTCAGCAGGACTCAAATTTGAAAATTTATAGCCTGGAGTTTGTAAAAGGTTAA
- the polA gene encoding DNA polymerase I gives MPQKQAHKLFLLDAMALIYRAHFAFSKNPRINSKGLNTGVMLGFTNTLLEVLDKEKPTHVGVAFDTHAPTFRHEQFEAYKANRQEQPEDIGVAIPWVKEIVKAFNIPILEMDGYEADDIIGTLAKQAEAEKFTVYMMTPDKDYGQLVDEHIFLYKPAFMGNGVEVMGPKQICEKWDIERVDQVVDILGLMGDAVDNIPGIPGIGQKTAVKLLKQYGSVEELIKNTDDLKGKQKENVVNFAQQGLLSKELATIKVDVPVAFVDEELQYDGFDEEKLRALFSELEFRTLASRIFKDGSGKKASIKKNDQLGLFGESPAESSKPSIEFEEESVNAEPVQEAATIHTTAHQYHKISGKEAIQELVSYLLLQEELCFDTETTSVNAMEAELVGISFSYLPGEAYYIPCPADRTETLAILELLKPVFENEKIQKIGQNVKYDLLVLKNYEIEIKGGLYDTMLAHYLIEPEGKHSMDWLSEHYLNYKPVSITELIGKKGKNQGNMRDVDEDEVTEYASEDADITLQLKEKLDPLLKSSDLEKLFYEVENPLIQVLADMEFEGVRIDTKSLAEMSLLLEKESKEIENRVYEIAGVRFNLASPKQLGDVLFEKLKLDPKAKKTKTGQYATGEEVLSKLANEHEIARAILDFRQMVKLKSTYVDALPTMINSKTGKIHTTYNQFVAATGRLSSINPNLQNIPIRTERGREIRKAFVPRDENHILLAADYSQIELRIMAAFSGDESMIEAFKNGRDIHATTAAKIFQVPLEEVTSDMRRKAKTANFGIIYGISAFGLSQRLSISRTEAKEIIDAYFKEFPAVKEYMDGAIEKARKDEYVETILGRRRYLRDINSRNATMRGFAERNAINAPIQGSAADLIKVAMIDVHRWMKKEKLKSKMILQVHDELVFDAHKDEVEILKSHVPGLMSNAIKMAVPVEVEVGTGNDWLEAH, from the coding sequence ATGCCTCAAAAACAAGCACACAAGCTTTTTTTACTGGACGCCATGGCACTGATCTACAGGGCCCATTTTGCATTCAGTAAAAATCCCAGAATCAATAGTAAAGGTTTGAACACAGGGGTGATGCTTGGCTTTACAAATACCCTACTTGAGGTTCTTGATAAGGAAAAACCTACCCACGTTGGGGTCGCCTTCGATACTCATGCCCCAACCTTCAGACATGAGCAATTTGAAGCCTATAAAGCAAACCGCCAGGAGCAACCAGAAGATATAGGTGTTGCGATTCCGTGGGTAAAAGAAATCGTAAAAGCATTTAATATCCCTATCCTTGAAATGGATGGATATGAAGCAGATGACATTATCGGAACCTTGGCAAAGCAAGCTGAAGCTGAAAAGTTCACGGTTTATATGATGACTCCTGACAAAGATTATGGTCAATTAGTAGATGAACATATATTTCTGTACAAACCAGCTTTTATGGGAAATGGCGTGGAAGTCATGGGACCAAAACAGATTTGCGAAAAATGGGACATCGAACGGGTGGATCAAGTTGTCGATATTTTAGGCTTGATGGGAGATGCTGTGGACAACATCCCAGGTATACCGGGGATAGGGCAGAAAACAGCCGTCAAACTTCTCAAGCAATATGGTTCTGTAGAAGAATTAATCAAGAATACAGATGACCTGAAAGGAAAGCAAAAAGAAAACGTAGTCAACTTTGCGCAGCAAGGCTTATTATCAAAAGAGCTCGCCACCATCAAAGTGGATGTACCAGTGGCATTTGTGGATGAAGAGTTACAATACGATGGCTTCGATGAGGAAAAACTAAGGGCTTTATTTTCGGAATTGGAATTCCGAACTCTTGCCAGTAGAATTTTCAAAGATGGATCTGGCAAGAAAGCCTCGATTAAGAAGAATGACCAATTGGGTTTATTTGGGGAAAGTCCAGCCGAATCGAGTAAGCCATCTATAGAATTTGAAGAAGAATCAGTCAACGCTGAGCCTGTTCAGGAAGCGGCTACCATTCATACTACTGCGCACCAATACCATAAAATTTCTGGAAAAGAAGCTATTCAAGAGCTGGTTTCATACCTCCTTCTTCAGGAGGAACTCTGCTTTGACACGGAAACTACTTCTGTCAATGCAATGGAAGCAGAGTTGGTTGGAATCTCATTTTCCTACCTGCCAGGAGAAGCCTATTATATTCCTTGCCCTGCTGATAGAACAGAAACCCTAGCCATTTTGGAGCTTTTAAAACCAGTTTTTGAAAATGAAAAAATTCAGAAAATTGGACAAAACGTAAAGTATGATCTTTTGGTCTTAAAAAATTATGAGATTGAAATCAAAGGAGGTCTTTACGATACCATGTTGGCTCATTATCTCATTGAACCAGAAGGAAAGCATTCTATGGACTGGCTTTCTGAACATTACTTGAATTACAAACCTGTATCCATCACTGAACTCATTGGTAAAAAGGGGAAAAATCAGGGAAATATGCGGGATGTAGATGAGGATGAAGTCACAGAATATGCTTCAGAAGATGCTGATATTACCCTACAACTCAAAGAAAAGCTAGATCCACTTTTAAAATCAAGTGATTTAGAAAAACTGTTTTATGAGGTCGAAAATCCTTTAATCCAGGTTCTTGCCGATATGGAGTTTGAGGGTGTCAGAATTGATACTAAAAGTTTGGCAGAAATGTCTTTGTTACTGGAAAAGGAAAGCAAGGAAATTGAAAATCGAGTGTATGAAATAGCCGGGGTACGATTCAATTTAGCTTCTCCAAAACAATTAGGAGATGTACTTTTTGAGAAACTCAAGCTGGACCCTAAAGCGAAAAAGACCAAAACCGGCCAATATGCTACTGGCGAGGAGGTACTGAGCAAATTGGCAAATGAACATGAAATTGCCCGTGCAATTTTGGATTTTAGGCAAATGGTCAAATTGAAGTCTACCTATGTGGATGCCTTGCCTACCATGATCAATTCCAAAACAGGAAAGATCCATACTACCTATAATCAATTTGTAGCAGCAACAGGAAGATTATCATCTATCAATCCAAATCTCCAAAATATTCCTATTCGTACCGAGCGAGGAAGAGAAATCCGAAAAGCATTTGTACCTCGAGACGAAAACCATATTCTTTTAGCAGCAGATTATTCACAAATAGAATTAAGGATTATGGCCGCTTTCTCAGGAGATGAATCCATGATCGAGGCTTTTAAAAACGGAAGAGATATTCATGCTACTACAGCAGCCAAAATTTTTCAAGTGCCATTAGAAGAAGTGACTTCAGATATGCGTAGAAAAGCCAAAACTGCCAATTTTGGGATCATATATGGCATTTCTGCATTTGGACTTTCTCAACGACTTTCTATTTCCCGAACTGAAGCCAAAGAAATCATCGATGCCTACTTTAAAGAGTTCCCTGCCGTCAAAGAATATATGGATGGAGCTATAGAAAAAGCCCGAAAAGATGAGTATGTGGAGACCATTTTGGGGCGTAGAAGATACCTGAGGGACATCAATAGCAGAAATGCCACCATGAGGGGTTTTGCTGAGCGAAATGCCATCAACGCACCGATACAGGGTTCTGCAGCTGATTTGATCAAAGTTGCCATGATTGATGTGCACCGTTGGATGAAAAAAGAAAAACTAAAGTCCAAAATGATCCTTCAGGTTCATGATGAATTGGTGTTTGACGCACATAAAGACGAAGTAGAGATCTTAAAGTCCCATGTACCGGGATTGATGTCAAACGCCATCAAAATGGCAGTTCCTGTAGAAGTAGAAGTAGGAACCGGAAACGATTGGCTGGAAGCCCATTAA
- the gpmI gene encoding 2,3-bisphosphoglycerate-independent phosphoglycerate mutase: MDKKVLLMILDGWGIATDASVSAIDKANTPFVDGLYTKYPHAKLEASGLAVGLPEGQMGNSEVGHMNIGAGRVVYQDLVKINQAVKNGDLNTHPVLVEAFAKAKASKKKAHFIGLVSDGGVHAHIDHLKGLCDAAKYNGMEDVFIHAFTDGRDTDPKSGIKFLTDLQEHLNTSTGQIASVIGRYYAMDRDNRWERVKLAYDAMVKSEGEKSKDILASIKKSYENNVTDEFIRPIIHVGADGKPLAHIAPGDLVICFNFRTDRGREITQVLTQKDFEDFNMKKLDLDYVTFTNYDNTFKGVKVLFEKDNLNNTLGEVLEAAGKKQIRIAETEKYPHVTFFFSGGREDVFEGESRLLCPSPKVATYDLQPEMSAFEIAAKINPELNKKSADFICLNFANADMVGHTGVFDAAVKACEAVDKSAESVITTALDNGYTIIVIADHGNSDMMINEDGTPNTAHTTNLVPFIMVDGKDQIQVKDGKLGDLAPTILKLMGIDIPKDMTGEILLA; this comes from the coding sequence ATGGACAAGAAAGTACTTTTAATGATTTTGGATGGCTGGGGTATCGCCACCGACGCATCCGTATCTGCGATTGATAAAGCTAATACGCCGTTTGTTGATGGCTTGTACACGAAATACCCGCACGCAAAACTTGAAGCTTCAGGCCTTGCAGTAGGATTACCCGAAGGTCAAATGGGTAATTCAGAAGTAGGTCATATGAATATTGGTGCAGGAAGAGTAGTGTACCAAGACTTGGTAAAAATCAATCAGGCAGTAAAAAATGGGGATTTAAACACCCATCCTGTATTAGTCGAAGCTTTTGCAAAAGCCAAAGCTTCCAAGAAAAAAGCACATTTTATTGGACTAGTTTCAGATGGTGGAGTGCATGCACATATCGATCACTTGAAAGGGCTTTGCGATGCGGCTAAGTATAACGGAATGGAAGATGTATTCATCCATGCTTTTACCGATGGTAGAGACACAGATCCTAAAAGTGGAATCAAATTTTTAACTGATTTACAAGAACACTTGAACACTTCTACTGGACAGATAGCAAGTGTTATTGGGAGATACTACGCCATGGATCGTGACAACCGATGGGAAAGAGTCAAGCTCGCCTATGATGCCATGGTCAAATCTGAAGGAGAAAAGTCCAAAGACATCTTAGCTTCTATTAAAAAGTCTTATGAAAACAATGTAACGGACGAGTTTATTAGACCAATTATCCACGTGGGAGCAGACGGCAAACCATTGGCTCACATCGCTCCAGGTGATTTGGTAATTTGCTTTAATTTCAGAACAGATAGAGGTAGAGAAATCACACAGGTTTTGACTCAAAAGGATTTTGAGGATTTCAACATGAAAAAACTCGATCTGGATTATGTGACCTTCACTAATTATGACAATACCTTCAAAGGTGTCAAAGTCCTTTTCGAAAAAGACAATCTAAACAACACCTTAGGTGAAGTATTGGAAGCGGCAGGAAAAAAACAGATCCGTATTGCGGAAACTGAAAAATATCCACACGTGACTTTCTTCTTCTCTGGAGGTAGAGAAGATGTTTTTGAAGGGGAGAGTAGATTGCTTTGCCCATCTCCAAAAGTAGCCACCTACGACCTTCAGCCTGAAATGAGTGCCTTTGAAATTGCGGCCAAAATCAATCCCGAATTGAACAAGAAAAGCGCAGACTTTATTTGCTTAAACTTTGCCAATGCCGATATGGTGGGTCATACGGGTGTGTTTGATGCAGCAGTGAAAGCTTGTGAGGCCGTAGATAAAAGTGCTGAAAGTGTAATCACCACTGCCTTGGATAACGGGTATACCATTATTGTCATTGCTGATCATGGAAACAGCGATATGATGATCAATGAAGATGGTACACCAAATACAGCTCACACTACTAATTTAGTCCCATTCATCATGGTAGACGGAAAAGATCAGATTCAGGTTAAGGATGGAAAACTAGGTGATTTAGCGCCTACCATTTTGAAGCTTATGGGAATTGACATTCCTAAAGATATGACTGGAGAAATCTTATTAGCATAA
- a CDS encoding amidase: MKINNRIRTKGFLLILGASTCLALGFTLGKRAGEITPASIEEASNLIGLSFNVSEKDSMISNLKNQLSNYESLRKVDLDNSVAPALVFNPLPKGFSPDLTQKSYDWGLPASVDLPEKESDIAYLPVHELAVLIKSRKISSERLTKIYLNRIKTYSDTLQCLITLMEETALEKARAMDQEIQSGNYRGPLHGIPYGIKDLLAVKGSKTTWGAMPYKDQVIDQTATVVQKLNDAGGVLVGKFTLGALAMGDVWYGGKTKNPWNLNQGSSGSSAGSASAVSAGLVPFAIGTETLGSIVSPSTRNGVTGLRPTYGRVSKNGAMALSWSMDKIGPISRSALDDGIVLSIINGADDQDSSTIPASFNYDSKKSIKDLKIGYFKPYFEGDRVSQNDLNVLELLKKEGLELHPLELKTTIEAGPIVMMLMVEGAAAFDELTRYGWDDQLVAQHKGAWPNSFRAARFIPAVEYVQLSRQRTVLIEEMHELMKDYDVIITPSFAGPQLRITNLTGHPALCLPNGFNDSGSPTSITLLANLFEEEKLVQLGDFIQNHSDWQAKRPPLFDQ; the protein is encoded by the coding sequence ATGAAAATTAATAATCGAATCCGAACTAAAGGTTTTCTGCTTATTCTAGGAGCAAGCACCTGTCTTGCTTTAGGTTTTACTTTAGGAAAAAGGGCTGGTGAAATCACTCCTGCAAGTATTGAGGAGGCTTCTAATTTAATTGGACTCTCCTTCAACGTATCAGAAAAAGATAGCATGATTTCTAATTTGAAGAATCAGCTATCCAATTATGAATCCTTACGCAAAGTAGACCTGGATAATTCTGTGGCACCTGCCCTTGTATTTAATCCGCTTCCCAAGGGTTTCAGTCCAGATTTGACCCAAAAATCCTATGATTGGGGGCTTCCAGCATCTGTCGATTTACCTGAAAAGGAATCGGATATCGCCTATTTACCTGTTCATGAATTGGCAGTTTTAATAAAATCTAGAAAAATCAGTAGTGAACGCCTTACGAAGATTTATCTGAACAGAATCAAAACTTACTCAGATACACTTCAATGCTTGATCACTTTAATGGAGGAAACTGCTTTGGAGAAGGCTCGGGCAATGGATCAAGAAATTCAATCCGGAAACTATAGGGGCCCTCTTCATGGAATTCCTTATGGTATCAAGGATTTACTTGCTGTAAAAGGAAGCAAAACCACTTGGGGAGCCATGCCTTATAAAGATCAGGTAATTGACCAAACTGCTACAGTTGTTCAAAAACTGAACGATGCCGGAGGGGTTTTGGTGGGTAAATTCACCTTAGGTGCCCTTGCAATGGGGGATGTTTGGTATGGAGGGAAGACTAAAAACCCTTGGAATTTGAATCAAGGATCCAGTGGTTCCTCGGCGGGATCTGCATCTGCTGTTAGTGCTGGTTTGGTACCTTTCGCAATAGGAACAGAGACTCTGGGTTCTATTGTTTCCCCTTCCACGAGAAATGGAGTTACTGGTTTAAGACCAACCTATGGAAGAGTCAGCAAAAATGGGGCGATGGCCTTGAGTTGGTCCATGGATAAAATTGGACCGATTTCTAGATCGGCATTGGATGACGGAATCGTACTTTCCATCATCAATGGCGCCGATGATCAAGATTCCAGTACTATTCCTGCCTCATTTAATTACGATTCCAAAAAATCAATAAAGGACCTGAAAATCGGTTATTTCAAACCTTATTTTGAAGGCGACCGGGTAAGTCAAAACGATCTCAATGTATTGGAATTATTAAAAAAAGAAGGGCTGGAATTACATCCTTTGGAATTGAAAACCACCATTGAGGCAGGTCCCATTGTCATGATGTTAATGGTGGAAGGGGCAGCTGCTTTTGATGAATTGACCCGATATGGATGGGATGATCAATTGGTTGCACAGCATAAGGGAGCCTGGCCTAATTCCTTCCGTGCAGCAAGGTTTATTCCTGCAGTGGAATATGTTCAGTTGAGTCGCCAGAGAACGGTATTAATCGAGGAAATGCATGAATTAATGAAAGACTATGATGTCATCATTACACCATCCTTTGCAGGGCCACAATTAAGAATTACGAATCTAACAGGGCATCCCGCACTTTGCCTACCTAATGGATTCAATGATTCAGGAAGCCCAACTTCCATTACCTTATTAGCAAATTTGTTTGAAGAAGAGAAATTGGTCCAGTTAGGGGATTTTATACAGAACCATTCGGATTGGCAGGCAAAAAGACCACCATTGTTTGACCAATAA